One window of Bos indicus isolate NIAB-ARS_2022 breed Sahiwal x Tharparkar chromosome 18, NIAB-ARS_B.indTharparkar_mat_pri_1.0, whole genome shotgun sequence genomic DNA carries:
- the EPN1 gene encoding epsin-1 isoform X3, with the protein MSTSSLRRQVKNIVHNYSEAEIKVREATSNDPWGPSSSLMSEIADLTYNVVAFSEIMSMIWKRLNDHGKNWRHVYKAMTLMEYLIKTGSERVSQQCKENMYAVQTLKDFQYVDRDGKDQGVNVREKARQLVALLRDEDRLREERAHALKTKEKLAQTATASSAAVGSGPPPEAEQAWPQSSGEEELQLQLALAMSKEEADQEERIRRGDDLRLQMAIEESKRETAGQEESSLMDLADVFTAPAAAPATDPWGAPVSMAAALPTAAPASDPWGGPPVPQAADPWGGPAPTPASGDPWRPAAPAGPPADPWGGTQAPAAGEGPAPDPWGGSDGGAPVSGPPASDPWAPAPAFSDPWGGSPAKPSTNGTAVVGGFDTEADEFSDFDRLRTALPASGSSTGELELLAGEVPARSPGAFDMSGVGGSLAEAVGSPPPAAAPTPTPPTRKTPESFLGPNAALVDLDSLVSRPGPAMPGAKASNPFLPSGAPATGPSITNPFQPAPPATLTLNQLRISPVPPVAGAPSTYISPLGGGPGLPPMMPPGPPAPNTNPFLL; encoded by the exons atGTCGACCTCCTCGCTGCGGCGCCAGGTGAAGAACATCGTCCACAACTACTCGGAGGCCGAGATCAAGGTGCGTGAGGCCACGAGCAACGACCCCTGGGGCCCGTCCAGCTCGCTCATGTCCGAGATCGCTGACCTCACCTACAATGTGGTCGCCTTCTCCGAGATCATGAGCATGATCTGGAAGCGGCTCAACGACCATGGCAAGAACTGGCGGCACGTCTACAAG GCCATGACACTGATGGAGTACCTCATCAAGACGGGCTCGGAGCGCGTGTCACAGCAGTGCAAGGAGAACATGTACGCTGTGCAGACGCTGAAGGACTTCCAGTACGTGGACCGCGATGGCAAGGACCAGGGTGTGAATGTGCGTGAGAAGGCCAGGCAGCTGGTGGCCCTGCTGCGTGACGAGGACCGGCTGCGGGAGGAGCGTGCTCATGCACTCAAAACCAAGGAGAAGCTGGCGCAGACTGCCACAG CTTCCTCCGCAGCCGTGGGCTCCGGGCCCCCGCCCGAGGCGGAGCAGGCCTGGCCACAGAGCAGCGGGGAGGAGGAGCTGCAGCTGCAGCTGGCGCTGGCCATGAGCAAGGAGGAGGCCGACCAG GAGGAGCGGATCCGCCGTGGGGACGACCTGCGCCTGCAGATGGCCATAGAGGAGAGCAAGAGGGAGACGGCAGGCCAGGAGGAG TCATCCCTCATGGATCTTGCTGACGTCTTCACGGCCCCGGCTGCTGCTCCTGCCACTGATCCCTGGGGGGCCCCTGTGTCCATGGCTGCTGCCCTCCCCACAGCTGCCCCCGCCTCGGACCCTTGGGGGGGACCTCCTGTCCCTCAGGCTGCTGATCCTTGGGGGGGTCCAGCCCCTACCCCGGCCTCTGGGGACCCCTGGAGGCCTGCTGCCCCTGCAGGGCCCCCAGCTGACCCTTGGGGGGGGACCCAGGCCCCTGCGGCTGGAGAAGGACCAGCACCCGACCCGTGGGGGGGCTCTGATG GTGGGGCCCCAGTTAGCGGACCCCCGGCCTCTGACCCCTGGGCCCCAGCTCCGGCCTTCTCAGACCCCTGGGGGGGGTCCCCTGCCAAGCCCAGCACCAATGGCACTGCAG TGGTTGGGGGCTTTGACACGGAGGCCGACGAGTTCTCTGACTTCGACCGCCTGCGCACGGCCCTGCCGGCCTCTGGGAGCAGCACAG GGGAGCTGGAGCTGCTTGCCGGAGAGGTGCCCGCCCGCAGCCCTGGCGCCTTCGACATGAGCGGGGTCGGGGGCTCTCTGGCTGAAGCTGTGGGGAGCCCCCCGCCCGCGGCCGCTCCGACCCCCACGCCGCCCACGCGCAAGACGCCAGAGTCTTTTCTGGGCCCCAACGCGGCTCTGGTGGACCTGGACTCGCTGGTGAGCCGGCCGGGCCCCGCGATGCCCGGGGCCAAGGCCTCCAATCCTTTCTTGCCAAGCG GAGCCCCGGCCACCGGCccctccatcaccaacccctTCCAGCCTGCGCCCCCCGCGACGCTCACCCTGAACCAGCTCCGGATCAGCCCCGTGCCCCCAGTCGCGGGAGCGCCGTCCACGTACATCTCTCCCCTCGGCGGGGGCCCTGGCCTGCCCCCTATGATGCCTCCGGGACCCCCGGCCCCCAACACTAACCCCTTCCTCCTATAA
- the U2AF2 gene encoding splicing factor U2AF 65 kDa subunit isoform X3 encodes MSDFDEFERQLNENKQERDKENRHRKRSHSRSRSRDRKRRSRSRDRRNRDQRSASRDRRRRSRSPRHEKKKKVRKYWDVPPPGFEHITPMQYKAMQAAGQIPATALLPTMTPDGLAVTPTPVPVVGSQMTRQARRLYVGNIPFGITEEAMMDFFNAQMRLGGLTQAPGNPVLAVQINQDKNFAFLEFRSVDETTQAMAFDGIIFQGQSLKIRRPHDYQPLPGMSENPSVYVPGVVSTVVPDSAHKLFIGGLPNYLNDDQVKELLTSFGPLKAFNLVKDSATGLSKGYAFCEYVDINVTDQAIAGLNGMQLGDKKLLVQRASVGAKNATLVSPLSTINQTPVTLQVPGLMSSQVQMGGHPTEVLCLMNMVLPEELLDDEEYEEIVEDVRDECGKYGLVKSIEIPRPVDGVEVPGCGKIFVEFTSVFDCQKAMQGLTGRKFANRVVVTKYCDPDSYHRRDFW; translated from the exons AGCGCGACAAGGAGAATCGGCACCGCAAGCGCAGCCACAGCCGCTCCCGGAGCCGGGACCGCAAGCGCCGCAGCCGGAGCCGCGACCGCCGCAACCGGGACCAGCGCAGCGCCTCCCGGGACAGGCGGCGCCGCAG TCGCTCCCCCCGCCacgagaagaagaagaaggtccGCAAATACTGGGACGTGCCGCCACCGGGCTTCGAGCACATCACCCCCATGCAGTACAAGGCCATGCAAG CTGCGGGTCAGATTCCAGCCaccgccctcctccccaccatgaCCCCCGACGGTCTGGCTGTGACACCGACGCCGGTGCCCGTGGTCGGGAGCCAGATGACCAGACAGGCCCGGCGCCTCTACGTGGGCAACATCCCCTTCGGCATCACTGAG gAGGCCATGATGGATTTCTTCAATGCTCAGATGCGCCTTGGGGGGCTGACACAGGCCCCTGGCAACCCTGTCTTGGCCGTGCAGATTAACCAGGACAAGAACTTTGCCTTCTTAGAG TTCCGCTCAGTGGATGAGACCACCCAGGCCATGGCCTTCGACGGCATCATCTTCCAGGGCCAGTCGCTGAAGATCCGCAGGCCTCACGACTACCAGCCCCTGCCGGGCATGTCGGAGAACCCTTCTGTCTACGTGCCTG GAGTTGTGTCCACCGTGGTCCCAGACTCTGCGCACAAGCTGTTCATCGGGGGCTTACCCAACTACCTGAACGACGACCAG GTGAAAGAGCTGCTGACGTCGTTTGGGCCGCTCAAGGCCTTCAACCTGGTCAAGGACAGCGCCACTGGGCTCTCCAAGGGCTACGCCTTCTGTGAGTACGTGGACATCAACGTCACAGACCAG GCCATCGCGGGGCTGAACGGGATGCAGCTGGGAGATAAGAAGCTGCTGGTCCAGAGGGCGAGTGTGGGCGCCAAGAATGCCACGCTGGTGAGCCCCCTG AGCACCATCAACCAGACCCCTGTGACCTTGCAAGTGCCCGGCCTGATGAGCTCGCAGGTGCAGATGGGCGGGCACCCGACGGAGGTGCTGTGCCTGATGAACATGGTGCTGCCCGAGGAGCTGCTGGACGACGAGGAGTATGAGGAGATCGTGGAGGATGTGCGTGATGAGTGCGGCAAGTACGGGCTTGTCAAGTCCATCGAGATCCCGCGGCCCGTGGACGGCGTGGAGGTGCCCGGCTGCGGGAAG ATCTTCGTGGAGTTTACCTCTGTGTTTGACTGCCAGAAAGCCATGCAGGGCCTGACGGGTCGCAAGTTCGCCAACAGAGTGGTTGTCACAAAATACTGTGACCCCGACTCTTACCACCGCCGGGACTTCTGGTAG
- the U2AF2 gene encoding splicing factor U2AF 65 kDa subunit isoform X2 gives MSDFDEFERQLNENKQERDKENRHRKRSHSRSRSRDRKRRSRSRDRRNRDQRSASRDRRRRSKPLTRGAKEEHGGLIRSPRHEKKKKVRKYWDVPPPGFEHITPMQYKAMQAAGQIPATALLPTMTPDGLAVTPTPVPVVGSQMTRQARRLYVGNIPFGITEEAMMDFFNAQMRLGGLTQAPGNPVLAVQINQDKNFAFLEFRSVDETTQAMAFDGIIFQGQSLKIRRPHDYQPLPGMSENPSVYVPGVVSTVVPDSAHKLFIGGLPNYLNDDQVKELLTSFGPLKAFNLVKDSATGLSKGYAFCEYVDINVTDQAIAGLNGMQLGDKKLLVQRASVGAKNATLSTINQTPVTLQVPGLMSSQVQMGGHPTEVLCLMNMVLPEELLDDEEYEEIVEDVRDECGKYGLVKSIEIPRPVDGVEVPGCGKIFVEFTSVFDCQKAMQGLTGRKFANRVVVTKYCDPDSYHRRDFW, from the exons AGCGCGACAAGGAGAATCGGCACCGCAAGCGCAGCCACAGCCGCTCCCGGAGCCGGGACCGCAAGCGCCGCAGCCGGAGCCGCGACCGCCGCAACCGGGACCAGCGCAGCGCCTCCCGGGACAGGCGGCGCCGCAG caaaCCTTTGACCAGAGGCGCTAAAGAGGAGCACGGTGGATTGAT TCGCTCCCCCCGCCacgagaagaagaagaaggtccGCAAATACTGGGACGTGCCGCCACCGGGCTTCGAGCACATCACCCCCATGCAGTACAAGGCCATGCAAG CTGCGGGTCAGATTCCAGCCaccgccctcctccccaccatgaCCCCCGACGGTCTGGCTGTGACACCGACGCCGGTGCCCGTGGTCGGGAGCCAGATGACCAGACAGGCCCGGCGCCTCTACGTGGGCAACATCCCCTTCGGCATCACTGAG gAGGCCATGATGGATTTCTTCAATGCTCAGATGCGCCTTGGGGGGCTGACACAGGCCCCTGGCAACCCTGTCTTGGCCGTGCAGATTAACCAGGACAAGAACTTTGCCTTCTTAGAG TTCCGCTCAGTGGATGAGACCACCCAGGCCATGGCCTTCGACGGCATCATCTTCCAGGGCCAGTCGCTGAAGATCCGCAGGCCTCACGACTACCAGCCCCTGCCGGGCATGTCGGAGAACCCTTCTGTCTACGTGCCTG GAGTTGTGTCCACCGTGGTCCCAGACTCTGCGCACAAGCTGTTCATCGGGGGCTTACCCAACTACCTGAACGACGACCAG GTGAAAGAGCTGCTGACGTCGTTTGGGCCGCTCAAGGCCTTCAACCTGGTCAAGGACAGCGCCACTGGGCTCTCCAAGGGCTACGCCTTCTGTGAGTACGTGGACATCAACGTCACAGACCAG GCCATCGCGGGGCTGAACGGGATGCAGCTGGGAGATAAGAAGCTGCTGGTCCAGAGGGCGAGTGTGGGCGCCAAGAATGCCACGCTG AGCACCATCAACCAGACCCCTGTGACCTTGCAAGTGCCCGGCCTGATGAGCTCGCAGGTGCAGATGGGCGGGCACCCGACGGAGGTGCTGTGCCTGATGAACATGGTGCTGCCCGAGGAGCTGCTGGACGACGAGGAGTATGAGGAGATCGTGGAGGATGTGCGTGATGAGTGCGGCAAGTACGGGCTTGTCAAGTCCATCGAGATCCCGCGGCCCGTGGACGGCGTGGAGGTGCCCGGCTGCGGGAAG ATCTTCGTGGAGTTTACCTCTGTGTTTGACTGCCAGAAAGCCATGCAGGGCCTGACGGGTCGCAAGTTCGCCAACAGAGTGGTTGTCACAAAATACTGTGACCCCGACTCTTACCACCGCCGGGACTTCTGGTAG
- the U2AF2 gene encoding splicing factor U2AF 65 kDa subunit isoform X4 produces the protein MSDFDEFERQLNENKQERDKENRHRKRSHSRSRSRDRKRRSRSRDRRNRDQRSASRDRRRRSRSPRHEKKKKVRKYWDVPPPGFEHITPMQYKAMQAAGQIPATALLPTMTPDGLAVTPTPVPVVGSQMTRQARRLYVGNIPFGITEEAMMDFFNAQMRLGGLTQAPGNPVLAVQINQDKNFAFLEFRSVDETTQAMAFDGIIFQGQSLKIRRPHDYQPLPGMSENPSVYVPGVVSTVVPDSAHKLFIGGLPNYLNDDQVKELLTSFGPLKAFNLVKDSATGLSKGYAFCEYVDINVTDQAIAGLNGMQLGDKKLLVQRASVGAKNATLSTINQTPVTLQVPGLMSSQVQMGGHPTEVLCLMNMVLPEELLDDEEYEEIVEDVRDECGKYGLVKSIEIPRPVDGVEVPGCGKIFVEFTSVFDCQKAMQGLTGRKFANRVVVTKYCDPDSYHRRDFW, from the exons AGCGCGACAAGGAGAATCGGCACCGCAAGCGCAGCCACAGCCGCTCCCGGAGCCGGGACCGCAAGCGCCGCAGCCGGAGCCGCGACCGCCGCAACCGGGACCAGCGCAGCGCCTCCCGGGACAGGCGGCGCCGCAG TCGCTCCCCCCGCCacgagaagaagaagaaggtccGCAAATACTGGGACGTGCCGCCACCGGGCTTCGAGCACATCACCCCCATGCAGTACAAGGCCATGCAAG CTGCGGGTCAGATTCCAGCCaccgccctcctccccaccatgaCCCCCGACGGTCTGGCTGTGACACCGACGCCGGTGCCCGTGGTCGGGAGCCAGATGACCAGACAGGCCCGGCGCCTCTACGTGGGCAACATCCCCTTCGGCATCACTGAG gAGGCCATGATGGATTTCTTCAATGCTCAGATGCGCCTTGGGGGGCTGACACAGGCCCCTGGCAACCCTGTCTTGGCCGTGCAGATTAACCAGGACAAGAACTTTGCCTTCTTAGAG TTCCGCTCAGTGGATGAGACCACCCAGGCCATGGCCTTCGACGGCATCATCTTCCAGGGCCAGTCGCTGAAGATCCGCAGGCCTCACGACTACCAGCCCCTGCCGGGCATGTCGGAGAACCCTTCTGTCTACGTGCCTG GAGTTGTGTCCACCGTGGTCCCAGACTCTGCGCACAAGCTGTTCATCGGGGGCTTACCCAACTACCTGAACGACGACCAG GTGAAAGAGCTGCTGACGTCGTTTGGGCCGCTCAAGGCCTTCAACCTGGTCAAGGACAGCGCCACTGGGCTCTCCAAGGGCTACGCCTTCTGTGAGTACGTGGACATCAACGTCACAGACCAG GCCATCGCGGGGCTGAACGGGATGCAGCTGGGAGATAAGAAGCTGCTGGTCCAGAGGGCGAGTGTGGGCGCCAAGAATGCCACGCTG AGCACCATCAACCAGACCCCTGTGACCTTGCAAGTGCCCGGCCTGATGAGCTCGCAGGTGCAGATGGGCGGGCACCCGACGGAGGTGCTGTGCCTGATGAACATGGTGCTGCCCGAGGAGCTGCTGGACGACGAGGAGTATGAGGAGATCGTGGAGGATGTGCGTGATGAGTGCGGCAAGTACGGGCTTGTCAAGTCCATCGAGATCCCGCGGCCCGTGGACGGCGTGGAGGTGCCCGGCTGCGGGAAG ATCTTCGTGGAGTTTACCTCTGTGTTTGACTGCCAGAAAGCCATGCAGGGCCTGACGGGTCGCAAGTTCGCCAACAGAGTGGTTGTCACAAAATACTGTGACCCCGACTCTTACCACCGCCGGGACTTCTGGTAG
- the U2AF2 gene encoding splicing factor U2AF 65 kDa subunit isoform X1 — translation MSDFDEFERQLNENKQERDKENRHRKRSHSRSRSRDRKRRSRSRDRRNRDQRSASRDRRRRSKPLTRGAKEEHGGLIRSPRHEKKKKVRKYWDVPPPGFEHITPMQYKAMQAAGQIPATALLPTMTPDGLAVTPTPVPVVGSQMTRQARRLYVGNIPFGITEEAMMDFFNAQMRLGGLTQAPGNPVLAVQINQDKNFAFLEFRSVDETTQAMAFDGIIFQGQSLKIRRPHDYQPLPGMSENPSVYVPGVVSTVVPDSAHKLFIGGLPNYLNDDQVKELLTSFGPLKAFNLVKDSATGLSKGYAFCEYVDINVTDQAIAGLNGMQLGDKKLLVQRASVGAKNATLVSPLSTINQTPVTLQVPGLMSSQVQMGGHPTEVLCLMNMVLPEELLDDEEYEEIVEDVRDECGKYGLVKSIEIPRPVDGVEVPGCGKIFVEFTSVFDCQKAMQGLTGRKFANRVVVTKYCDPDSYHRRDFW, via the exons AGCGCGACAAGGAGAATCGGCACCGCAAGCGCAGCCACAGCCGCTCCCGGAGCCGGGACCGCAAGCGCCGCAGCCGGAGCCGCGACCGCCGCAACCGGGACCAGCGCAGCGCCTCCCGGGACAGGCGGCGCCGCAG caaaCCTTTGACCAGAGGCGCTAAAGAGGAGCACGGTGGATTGAT TCGCTCCCCCCGCCacgagaagaagaagaaggtccGCAAATACTGGGACGTGCCGCCACCGGGCTTCGAGCACATCACCCCCATGCAGTACAAGGCCATGCAAG CTGCGGGTCAGATTCCAGCCaccgccctcctccccaccatgaCCCCCGACGGTCTGGCTGTGACACCGACGCCGGTGCCCGTGGTCGGGAGCCAGATGACCAGACAGGCCCGGCGCCTCTACGTGGGCAACATCCCCTTCGGCATCACTGAG gAGGCCATGATGGATTTCTTCAATGCTCAGATGCGCCTTGGGGGGCTGACACAGGCCCCTGGCAACCCTGTCTTGGCCGTGCAGATTAACCAGGACAAGAACTTTGCCTTCTTAGAG TTCCGCTCAGTGGATGAGACCACCCAGGCCATGGCCTTCGACGGCATCATCTTCCAGGGCCAGTCGCTGAAGATCCGCAGGCCTCACGACTACCAGCCCCTGCCGGGCATGTCGGAGAACCCTTCTGTCTACGTGCCTG GAGTTGTGTCCACCGTGGTCCCAGACTCTGCGCACAAGCTGTTCATCGGGGGCTTACCCAACTACCTGAACGACGACCAG GTGAAAGAGCTGCTGACGTCGTTTGGGCCGCTCAAGGCCTTCAACCTGGTCAAGGACAGCGCCACTGGGCTCTCCAAGGGCTACGCCTTCTGTGAGTACGTGGACATCAACGTCACAGACCAG GCCATCGCGGGGCTGAACGGGATGCAGCTGGGAGATAAGAAGCTGCTGGTCCAGAGGGCGAGTGTGGGCGCCAAGAATGCCACGCTGGTGAGCCCCCTG AGCACCATCAACCAGACCCCTGTGACCTTGCAAGTGCCCGGCCTGATGAGCTCGCAGGTGCAGATGGGCGGGCACCCGACGGAGGTGCTGTGCCTGATGAACATGGTGCTGCCCGAGGAGCTGCTGGACGACGAGGAGTATGAGGAGATCGTGGAGGATGTGCGTGATGAGTGCGGCAAGTACGGGCTTGTCAAGTCCATCGAGATCCCGCGGCCCGTGGACGGCGTGGAGGTGCCCGGCTGCGGGAAG ATCTTCGTGGAGTTTACCTCTGTGTTTGACTGCCAGAAAGCCATGCAGGGCCTGACGGGTCGCAAGTTCGCCAACAGAGTGGTTGTCACAAAATACTGTGACCCCGACTCTTACCACCGCCGGGACTTCTGGTAG
- the EPN1 gene encoding epsin-1 isoform X2 yields the protein MSTSSLRRQVKNIVHNYSEAEIKVREATSNDPWGPSSSLMSEIADLTYNVVAFSEIMSMIWKRLNDHGKNWRHVYKAMTLMEYLIKTGSERVSQQCKENMYAVQTLKDFQYVDRDGKDQGVNVREKARQLVALLRDEDRLREERAHALKTKEKLAQTATASSAAVGSGPPPEAEQAWPQSSGEEELQLQLALAMSKEEADQPPSCGPEDDAQLQLALSLSREEHDKEERIRRGDDLRLQMAIEESKRETAGQEESSLMDLADVFTAPAAAPATDPWGAPVSMAAALPTAAPASDPWGGPPVPQAADPWGGPAPTPASGDPWRPAAPAGPPADPWGGTQAPAAGEGPAPDPWGGSDGGAPVSGPPASDPWAPAPAFSDPWGGSPAKPSTNGTAVVGGFDTEADEFSDFDRLRTALPASGSSTGELELLAGEVPARSPGAFDMSGVGGSLAEAVGSPPPAAAPTPTPPTRKTPESFLGPNAALVDLDSLVSRPGPAMPGAKASNPFLPSGAPATGPSITNPFQPAPPATLTLNQLRISPVPPVAGAPSTYISPLGGGPGLPPMMPPGPPAPNTNPFLL from the exons atGTCGACCTCCTCGCTGCGGCGCCAGGTGAAGAACATCGTCCACAACTACTCGGAGGCCGAGATCAAGGTGCGTGAGGCCACGAGCAACGACCCCTGGGGCCCGTCCAGCTCGCTCATGTCCGAGATCGCTGACCTCACCTACAATGTGGTCGCCTTCTCCGAGATCATGAGCATGATCTGGAAGCGGCTCAACGACCATGGCAAGAACTGGCGGCACGTCTACAAG GCCATGACACTGATGGAGTACCTCATCAAGACGGGCTCGGAGCGCGTGTCACAGCAGTGCAAGGAGAACATGTACGCTGTGCAGACGCTGAAGGACTTCCAGTACGTGGACCGCGATGGCAAGGACCAGGGTGTGAATGTGCGTGAGAAGGCCAGGCAGCTGGTGGCCCTGCTGCGTGACGAGGACCGGCTGCGGGAGGAGCGTGCTCATGCACTCAAAACCAAGGAGAAGCTGGCGCAGACTGCCACAG CTTCCTCCGCAGCCGTGGGCTCCGGGCCCCCGCCCGAGGCGGAGCAGGCCTGGCCACAGAGCAGCGGGGAGGAGGAGCTGCAGCTGCAGCTGGCGCTGGCCATGAGCAAGGAGGAGGCCGACCAG cccccgtCCTGCGGCCCCGAGGATGACGCCCAGCTCCAGCTGGCCCTTAGTTTGAGCCGCGAGGAGCACGATAAG GAGGAGCGGATCCGCCGTGGGGACGACCTGCGCCTGCAGATGGCCATAGAGGAGAGCAAGAGGGAGACGGCAGGCCAGGAGGAG TCATCCCTCATGGATCTTGCTGACGTCTTCACGGCCCCGGCTGCTGCTCCTGCCACTGATCCCTGGGGGGCCCCTGTGTCCATGGCTGCTGCCCTCCCCACAGCTGCCCCCGCCTCGGACCCTTGGGGGGGACCTCCTGTCCCTCAGGCTGCTGATCCTTGGGGGGGTCCAGCCCCTACCCCGGCCTCTGGGGACCCCTGGAGGCCTGCTGCCCCTGCAGGGCCCCCAGCTGACCCTTGGGGGGGGACCCAGGCCCCTGCGGCTGGAGAAGGACCAGCACCCGACCCGTGGGGGGGCTCTGATG GTGGGGCCCCAGTTAGCGGACCCCCGGCCTCTGACCCCTGGGCCCCAGCTCCGGCCTTCTCAGACCCCTGGGGGGGGTCCCCTGCCAAGCCCAGCACCAATGGCACTGCAG TGGTTGGGGGCTTTGACACGGAGGCCGACGAGTTCTCTGACTTCGACCGCCTGCGCACGGCCCTGCCGGCCTCTGGGAGCAGCACAG GGGAGCTGGAGCTGCTTGCCGGAGAGGTGCCCGCCCGCAGCCCTGGCGCCTTCGACATGAGCGGGGTCGGGGGCTCTCTGGCTGAAGCTGTGGGGAGCCCCCCGCCCGCGGCCGCTCCGACCCCCACGCCGCCCACGCGCAAGACGCCAGAGTCTTTTCTGGGCCCCAACGCGGCTCTGGTGGACCTGGACTCGCTGGTGAGCCGGCCGGGCCCCGCGATGCCCGGGGCCAAGGCCTCCAATCCTTTCTTGCCAAGCG GAGCCCCGGCCACCGGCccctccatcaccaacccctTCCAGCCTGCGCCCCCCGCGACGCTCACCCTGAACCAGCTCCGGATCAGCCCCGTGCCCCCAGTCGCGGGAGCGCCGTCCACGTACATCTCTCCCCTCGGCGGGGGCCCTGGCCTGCCCCCTATGATGCCTCCGGGACCCCCGGCCCCCAACACTAACCCCTTCCTCCTATAA
- the EPN1 gene encoding epsin-1 isoform X1: MSTSSLRRQVKNIVHNYSEAEIKVREATSNDPWGPSSSLMSEIADLTYNVVAFSEIMSMIWKRLNDHGKNWRHVYKAMTLMEYLIKTGSERVSQQCKENMYAVQTLKDFQYVDRDGKDQGVNVREKARQLVALLRDEDRLREERAHALKTKEKLAQTATASSAAVGSGPPPEAEQAWPQSSGEEELQLQLALAMSKEEADQVPPPSCGPEDDAQLQLALSLSREEHDKEERIRRGDDLRLQMAIEESKRETAGQEESSLMDLADVFTAPAAAPATDPWGAPVSMAAALPTAAPASDPWGGPPVPQAADPWGGPAPTPASGDPWRPAAPAGPPADPWGGTQAPAAGEGPAPDPWGGSDGGAPVSGPPASDPWAPAPAFSDPWGGSPAKPSTNGTAVVGGFDTEADEFSDFDRLRTALPASGSSTGELELLAGEVPARSPGAFDMSGVGGSLAEAVGSPPPAAAPTPTPPTRKTPESFLGPNAALVDLDSLVSRPGPAMPGAKASNPFLPSGAPATGPSITNPFQPAPPATLTLNQLRISPVPPVAGAPSTYISPLGGGPGLPPMMPPGPPAPNTNPFLL; encoded by the exons atGTCGACCTCCTCGCTGCGGCGCCAGGTGAAGAACATCGTCCACAACTACTCGGAGGCCGAGATCAAGGTGCGTGAGGCCACGAGCAACGACCCCTGGGGCCCGTCCAGCTCGCTCATGTCCGAGATCGCTGACCTCACCTACAATGTGGTCGCCTTCTCCGAGATCATGAGCATGATCTGGAAGCGGCTCAACGACCATGGCAAGAACTGGCGGCACGTCTACAAG GCCATGACACTGATGGAGTACCTCATCAAGACGGGCTCGGAGCGCGTGTCACAGCAGTGCAAGGAGAACATGTACGCTGTGCAGACGCTGAAGGACTTCCAGTACGTGGACCGCGATGGCAAGGACCAGGGTGTGAATGTGCGTGAGAAGGCCAGGCAGCTGGTGGCCCTGCTGCGTGACGAGGACCGGCTGCGGGAGGAGCGTGCTCATGCACTCAAAACCAAGGAGAAGCTGGCGCAGACTGCCACAG CTTCCTCCGCAGCCGTGGGCTCCGGGCCCCCGCCCGAGGCGGAGCAGGCCTGGCCACAGAGCAGCGGGGAGGAGGAGCTGCAGCTGCAGCTGGCGCTGGCCATGAGCAAGGAGGAGGCCGACCAGGTACCG cccccgtCCTGCGGCCCCGAGGATGACGCCCAGCTCCAGCTGGCCCTTAGTTTGAGCCGCGAGGAGCACGATAAG GAGGAGCGGATCCGCCGTGGGGACGACCTGCGCCTGCAGATGGCCATAGAGGAGAGCAAGAGGGAGACGGCAGGCCAGGAGGAG TCATCCCTCATGGATCTTGCTGACGTCTTCACGGCCCCGGCTGCTGCTCCTGCCACTGATCCCTGGGGGGCCCCTGTGTCCATGGCTGCTGCCCTCCCCACAGCTGCCCCCGCCTCGGACCCTTGGGGGGGACCTCCTGTCCCTCAGGCTGCTGATCCTTGGGGGGGTCCAGCCCCTACCCCGGCCTCTGGGGACCCCTGGAGGCCTGCTGCCCCTGCAGGGCCCCCAGCTGACCCTTGGGGGGGGACCCAGGCCCCTGCGGCTGGAGAAGGACCAGCACCCGACCCGTGGGGGGGCTCTGATG GTGGGGCCCCAGTTAGCGGACCCCCGGCCTCTGACCCCTGGGCCCCAGCTCCGGCCTTCTCAGACCCCTGGGGGGGGTCCCCTGCCAAGCCCAGCACCAATGGCACTGCAG TGGTTGGGGGCTTTGACACGGAGGCCGACGAGTTCTCTGACTTCGACCGCCTGCGCACGGCCCTGCCGGCCTCTGGGAGCAGCACAG GGGAGCTGGAGCTGCTTGCCGGAGAGGTGCCCGCCCGCAGCCCTGGCGCCTTCGACATGAGCGGGGTCGGGGGCTCTCTGGCTGAAGCTGTGGGGAGCCCCCCGCCCGCGGCCGCTCCGACCCCCACGCCGCCCACGCGCAAGACGCCAGAGTCTTTTCTGGGCCCCAACGCGGCTCTGGTGGACCTGGACTCGCTGGTGAGCCGGCCGGGCCCCGCGATGCCCGGGGCCAAGGCCTCCAATCCTTTCTTGCCAAGCG GAGCCCCGGCCACCGGCccctccatcaccaacccctTCCAGCCTGCGCCCCCCGCGACGCTCACCCTGAACCAGCTCCGGATCAGCCCCGTGCCCCCAGTCGCGGGAGCGCCGTCCACGTACATCTCTCCCCTCGGCGGGGGCCCTGGCCTGCCCCCTATGATGCCTCCGGGACCCCCGGCCCCCAACACTAACCCCTTCCTCCTATAA